One genomic window of Salirhabdus salicampi includes the following:
- a CDS encoding YuiB family protein: MLHLFVGTILYFVLFFGIAFLLNMLLRQTWIMAFFYPIIVIGIVDNFPFGKYFTDPGWAFPELWLQVVRLELLDIVFLTAGFVGTIVSGIVIKTLRANGYQMF; this comes from the coding sequence ATATTGCATTTGTTTGTAGGGACGATTTTATATTTCGTCTTATTTTTTGGAATAGCCTTTTTACTTAATATGCTACTACGTCAAACATGGATTATGGCCTTTTTTTATCCCATTATCGTAATCGGCATCGTTGATAATTTTCCCTTTGGAAAATATTTTACGGATCCAGGTTGGGCATTCCCAGAGTTATGGTTACAAGTGGTAAGGCTAGAATTATTAGATATCGTCTTTTTAACAGCTGGTTTTGTCGGTACAATTGTATCCGGAATTGTGATCAAGACCCTTCGAGCAAACGGATATCAAATGTTCTAA
- a CDS encoding 3D domain-containing protein — translation MEIFRAVIYSIFIMGAVFTTYSSMSNITASDLKVWVEEKKTTEIEHPSIQVNEYNPKETNLQLKSLNTENVEARYVSGDEVDLTLEEYIDVSQYPSQRVVATGYTAGPESTGKGPDHPQYGITFSGVEVRRDLYSTIAADLNVFPIGTILFIPGYGYGVVADKGGAIKGNKIDLYYETVDAVYEEWGKQEVEVYIIEKGNGSLTTEVLDELNEDETMQVFREQIQKAKE, via the coding sequence ATGGAGATTTTTAGGGCTGTAATTTACAGCATATTTATTATGGGGGCTGTCTTTACAACCTATTCTTCAATGTCCAACATAACCGCAAGTGACTTAAAAGTTTGGGTAGAAGAGAAAAAAACTACAGAAATTGAACACCCATCCATACAAGTAAACGAGTATAATCCGAAAGAGACGAACTTACAGCTAAAATCATTAAACACTGAAAATGTAGAAGCAAGATACGTATCTGGTGATGAAGTGGATTTGACATTAGAAGAATATATTGATGTATCCCAATATCCCTCCCAAAGGGTAGTAGCCACAGGATATACAGCTGGACCAGAATCAACTGGGAAGGGTCCAGACCACCCACAATACGGAATTACGTTTTCAGGGGTAGAGGTTCGACGTGATTTATACTCAACGATTGCAGCTGATTTAAACGTATTTCCAATAGGAACCATTCTGTTTATTCCAGGTTATGGATACGGAGTAGTTGCGGATAAAGGTGGTGCAATTAAAGGAAATAAAATTGACCTTTATTATGAAACGGTTGACGCTGTATACGAAGAATGGGGTAAGCAAGAAGTTGAGGTATACATTATCGAAAAAGGTAATGGGTCACTAACTACAGAAGTATTAGATGAATTAAATGAAGATGAAACAATGCAGGTTTTTCGTGAACAAATTCAAAAAGCTAAGGAATAA